The following proteins are encoded in a genomic region of Coregonus clupeaformis isolate EN_2021a chromosome 14, ASM2061545v1, whole genome shotgun sequence:
- the LOC121581551 gene encoding E3 ubiquitin-protein ligase znrf1-like: MGTRASRLQEDPVSSAFVKDGIKRDSYQRPRCSRPTSLMIDFLGSFDDSETNRSRSEEGSDSDIGQQASADGSPADHNSHPSISQASPAEDNSECKREEDSNSSPEGAVNGEHLPGEETGRVPHRTFSERLPGNRHSSGRNVSARVARMRGINQRPVSEAWIGLYRVNNRHGNIRCPFCSKPFPGGKIEDHLLSCLTSPPLPYNTDVLSKDSGECSICLEELQQGETIARLACLCVYHKSCIDSWSKVKPCCPEHPFD, encoded by the exons ATGGGGACAAGAGCTAGTCGTTTACAAGAGGACCCAGTGTCTTCGGCTTTCGTCAAAGATGGCATAAAGCGGGATTCCTATCAACGACCCCGCTGCAGTAGGCCCACCAGTCTTATGATAGACTTTTTGGGGAGTTTTGACGATTCGGAGACCAACCGTAGCCGATCGGAAGAGGGCAGCGATTCGGACATAGGGCAACAGGCGAGCGCCGATGGAAGCCCCGCCGACCACAACAGCCACCCATCCATCAGCCAGGCATCACCAGCGGAAGACAACAGCGAATGCAAGCGCGAGGAAGACAGTAATAGCAGTCCCGAGGGTGCTGTCAACGGGGAACATctgcctggagaggagacaggCCGCGTGCCTCACCGCACTTTCTCTGAACGTTTACCCGGTAATCGACACTCTTCCGGGCGCAACGTCAGCGCAAGAGTTGCACGGATGAGAGGCATCAATCAGCGCCCGGTATCGGAGGCTTGGATTGGCCTCTACCGTGTCAACAACCGACATGGCA ATATCCGCTGTCCGTTCTGCTCCAAGCCTTTCCCAGGGGGCAAGATTGAGGATCACCTGTTGAGCTGCCTCacatctccacctctcccttaCAACA CGGATGTGCTCAGTAAGGACAGCGGTGAGTGTTCCATCTGtctggaggagctgcagcaggGAGAGACCATTGCCCGGCTGGCCTGCCTATGTGTCTACCACAAGAG CTGTATTGACTCCTGGTCCAAGGTGAAGCCCTGCTGTCCCGAACACCCTTTTGATTGA